One Gemmatimonadota bacterium genomic window carries:
- a CDS encoding GntR family transcriptional regulator encodes MNFELDPKSGIPFYRQIIDQIRYGIAAGKLNVGDQLPTVRALAVELKVNLNTISKAYRELEIKNILETQQGSGTFIAPVKVEIPDNEKEKKLTGICNEFQSIAAAYGFNLADLIKELQQRRRSRP; translated from the coding sequence ATGAATTTTGAATTAGACCCCAAAAGTGGTATCCCTTTCTATCGCCAGATCATTGACCAGATTCGTTATGGCATTGCTGCTGGCAAATTGAATGTAGGAGACCAATTGCCCACCGTTCGCGCGCTGGCCGTAGAACTCAAGGTCAACCTCAACACCATCAGCAAAGCCTACAGGGAACTGGAAATCAAAAATATTCTGGAAACCCAGCAGGGATCCGGAACATTTATTGCGCCAGTAAAAGTAGAGATTCCCGACAACGAAAAAGAAAAAAAGCTGACTGGTATATGCAATGAATTCCAGAGCATCGCCGCGGCCTATGGATTCAACCTTGCAGACTTGATCAAAGAACTACAACAACGACGAAGGAGCAGACCATGA
- a CDS encoding slipin family protein, whose product MNDKIPLNKHINLVSIFIFLIFTLANAILLYLDLISLTIALIGLAATLFIAATLKISDQWEKAVVLRMGKFIGLKGPGWFLIIPIIDRVDKYIDQRVRVTDIRADSTLTKDTVPVNVDAVVYWTVWDAEKAALEVQEYEYAVSLVARTGLRDIIGKHELADLLQNREKIAEALQQALDETTSSWGITCQSVGIKDIVIPPDLADAMSKQAQAERERQARIILGTAETEISEKFSQASENYHNNPVALQLRGMNMLFEGLKEKGSLVIVPSSALESMNLGAIGGLTALAENNTNQTPDPTEETA is encoded by the coding sequence ATGAACGATAAAATTCCCCTGAACAAGCATATCAATCTCGTCTCGATCTTCATTTTCCTCATCTTCACACTGGCAAACGCAATCCTGCTCTATCTGGACCTGATTTCTTTAACCATTGCTCTGATCGGACTGGCTGCTACGCTATTCATTGCCGCCACATTGAAAATCTCTGACCAGTGGGAAAAAGCCGTGGTCTTGCGTATGGGAAAATTTATTGGATTAAAAGGTCCCGGTTGGTTTCTCATCATTCCCATCATCGACCGGGTCGATAAATATATCGACCAGCGAGTCCGGGTTACTGACATTAGAGCCGACTCTACACTGACAAAAGACACTGTCCCGGTCAATGTCGATGCCGTCGTCTATTGGACCGTTTGGGATGCTGAAAAAGCCGCCCTCGAAGTGCAGGAATACGAATACGCCGTCTCACTCGTCGCCCGGACTGGCCTGCGCGACATCATCGGCAAACACGAATTGGCAGATCTCCTGCAAAATCGAGAAAAGATCGCCGAAGCATTGCAACAGGCCCTCGACGAAACGACCAGTTCCTGGGGCATTACCTGTCAAAGTGTCGGCATCAAAGACATCGTCATACCACCCGATCTCGCAGACGCCATGAGCAAGCAAGCCCAGGCAGAAAGAGAACGCCAGGCCCGGATCATCCTGGGCACAGCCGAAACCGAAATCTCAGAAAAATTCTCCCAAGCCAGCGAAAACTATCACAATAACCCCGTCGCCCTTCAACTGCGCGGTATGAACATGCTCTTTGAAGGACTAAAAGAAAAAGGCTCTCTGGTAATCGTACCGAGTTCTGCCCTGGAATCAATGAACTTGGGAGCCATTGGTGGACTGACAGCCCTTGCCGAGAACAACACAAACCAGACACCCGACCCGACTGAAGAGACGGCTTAA